The Ananas comosus cultivar F153 linkage group 7, ASM154086v1, whole genome shotgun sequence genome has a window encoding:
- the LOC109712622 gene encoding DNA (cytosine-5)-methyltransferase 1B-like isoform X1: MFASKFGLAVVGLFFVKRELGARMARNPGSAESTGKKRGRGKLPKSEEKITDDAKTEHKTPTDLKENHANRIKNDEEPIVSKRPKRAAACSNFKEKSLRLSEKSTLINTKKNRVEDEEIVAVELTKLGPEDPPPCRKLIDFILHDADGNPQPFEMSEINDFFITALIMPMDDNLEKEKERGVKCIGFGRIESWAISGYDEGSPVVWISTETADYECVKPASSYKIFYDHFFEKARVCIEIYRKLARSTGGNPDMSLEELLAGVVRSMSGHKSSSGSISKDFIISLGEFIYNQLIGLDETSGNNDVPLATMPALLALRDECRNRIDFNKFNPSVSNGSLKIKDGEKEETIEDEDAKLARLLQEEEEWKLMKQQRSRRGSNSQKNVYIKISEAEIANDYPLPAYYKPSVEEMDEYIFDSDSIYPDLPRRVLNNWALYNSDSRLISLELIPMKPCAEIDVMIFGSGCMREDDGSGFCLETDLAQSGSSSSDQLDVGGVPVYLSSIKEWMIEFGSSMIFVSVRTDVAWYRLEKPTKQYAPWYEPVLKTARLAISIITLLKEQSRVSRLSFADVVKKVSEFDKGHPAYISSNLALVERYIVVHGQIILQQFAEYPDDTIRKSAFVTGLAVKMEERRHTKLLMKKKVLVQKGANLNPSASMGPILSKRKVMRATTTKLINRIWGDYYSNYFPEGSKEGGGNEAKEIEEEQEENEEDEVEEDEISVQEEKTLKVQPSCQTRKSRSNNKEIKWEEEPIGKMVSGENLYKCAIVHGVEIALGRVVTVETDESEEVPMLLVEFMYEKNDGTKMAHGRTMKRGSQTVLGNAANGREVFLTNECMDFELGDVKESITVNIRLLPWGHMHRKENTIADKMDRARAEERKKKGLPTEYYCKSLYWPERGAFFALPYDSLGIGSGECYSCKQKELGRDEFKVISKTSFVYKKIEYSLHDFLYVRPQFFADEEEARGTFKAGRNVGLRAYVVCHLLEIEASAGSKQASLSSTKVKVRRFYRPEDVSAAKAYSSDIREVYYSEDIVTVPVAMIDGKCEIRKKNNLPTLELPLIMDHIFFCEYSYNPQTGSLKQLSANIKLSSPTQKLANTNSRKNKGKGVCESDKNNSDKWTDVPQENRLKTLDVFAGCGGLSEGLQQSGISFTKWAIEYEQPAGEAFGENHPETLMFVDNCNVILRAIMEKCGDVDDCISTTEAAELAAKLDEEKIKNLPVPGQVEFINGGPPCQGFSGMNRFNQSTWSKVQCEMILAFLSFAEYFRPKYFLLENVRTFVSFNKGQTFRLTLASLLEMGYQVRFGILEAGAYGVSQSRKRAFIWAAAPDEALPEWPEPMHVFSAPELKISMPGDVHYVAVRSTAGGAPFRSVTVRDTIGDLPPVENGASKPTIDYGSEPISWFQKQVRGRMVSLNDHISKEMNELNLIRCQRIPKRPGADWRDLPDEKVKLSTGQMVDLIPWCLPNTAKRHNQWKGLFGRLDWEGNFPTSITDPQPMGKVGMCFHPDQDRILTVRECARSQGFPDSYCFLGNIQNKHRQIGNAVPPPLAYALGRKLKEVIDAKRSSA, from the exons ATGTTTGCGAGTAAATTTGGTCTCGCAGTTGTTGGTCTGTTTTTCGTCAAGAGGGAGTTG GGGGCGAGAATGGCAAGGAATCCTGGTTCTGCAGAGTCAACAG GTAAGAAGAGAGGTAGAGGAAAACTGCCAAAAAGTGAAGAAAAAATTACAGATGATGCCAAAACGGAACATAAAACACCAACAGATTTAAAGGAAAATCATGCGAACagaataaaaaatgatgaagaGCCTATAGTCTCCAAGAGGCCAAAGAGAGCTGCTGCATGTTCTAACTTCAAGGAGAAATCTCTCCGATTGTCCGAAAAGTCCACATTAATCAATACCAAGAAAAATCGTGTTGAGGATGAAGAAATAGTTGCTGTGGAATTAACCAAACTAGGCCCAGAAGATCCTCCACCCTGTAGGAAACTAATAGATTTCATCTTGCACGATGCTGACGGAAACCCACAGCCGTTTGAGATGTCTGAAATCAATGATTTTTTCATTACTGCTTTGATTATGCCCATGGATGATAATttggaaaaagagaaagaaagaggagtGAAATGTATAGGATTTGGACGAATTGAATCTTGGGCAATTTCTGGATATGATGAAGGTTCACCGGTTGTTTGGATTTCAACTGAAACTGCCGACTATGAATGTGTAAAACCAGCAAGCAGCTATAAGATTTTCTATGATCATTTTTTCGAGAAGGCGCGggtttgtattgaaatttatagaaaattagcAAGATCGACTGGTGGCAATCCTGATATGAGCCTTGAAGAATTACTTGCTGGGGTTGTCCGTTCCATGAGTGGACATAAGAGTTCGAGTGGATCAATCAGTAAAGATTTTATCATCTCTCTTGGCGAGTTCATATATAACCAGCTAATTGGATTGGATGAGACATCAGGGAACAACGACGTGCCTTTAGCCACTATGCCGGCTCTTCTTGCTCTAAGAGATGAATGTAGAAATAGAATAGATTTCAACAAGTTTAATCCAAGTGTCTCAAATGGGAGTTTGAAGATCAAGGATGGAGAAAAGGAAGAGACAATTGAGGATGAAGATGCGAAATTGGCCAGACTGTTGCAAGAGGAAGAAGAGTGGAAGCTTATGAAGCAGCAGAGAAGCCGCCGTGGGTCAAATTCCCAAAAGAATGTCTACATTAAGATTAGTGAAGCAGAGATTGCTAATGACTATCCTCTACCTGCATATTATAAACCCTCCGTTGAAGAAATGGATGAGTACATCTTTGACAGTGATAGTATCTATCCTGATCTTCCGAGAAGAGTTCTTAACAACTGGGCTCTGTATAATTCTGATTCGAGGCTTATTTCCTTAGAACTCATCCCAATGAAACCCTGTGCAGAAATTGATGTGATGATCTTTGGTTCTGGTTGTATGAGAGAGGATGATGGCAGTGGGTTCTGTTTAGAGACTGACCTAGCTCAGTCTGGTTCAAGTTCATCCGATCAACTTGATGTTGGAGGCGTTCCAGTTTATCTAAGCTCAATCAAAGAGTGGATGATAGAGTTTGGGTCTTCAATGATTTTCGTTTCTGTTAGAACCGACGTGGCCTG GTACAGGCTAGAGAAACCCACAAAACAGTATGCTCCATGGTATGAACCAGTACTTAAAACTGCAAGGCTTGCTATAAGTATCATTACCCTGTTGAAAGAACAAAGCCGGGTTTCAAGGCTTTCTTTTGCTGATGTGGTTAAGAAAGTTTCAGAGTTTGACAAAGGACATCCGGCGTATATATCTTCAAATTTAGCCCTGGTTGAGAGATACATTGTTGTACATGGGCAAATTATTCTTCAGCAATTTGCTGAATATCCAGATGATACTATCCGCAAATCTGCCTTTGTCACTGGTCTGGCGGTCAAGATGGAGGAGCGACGGCACACAAAGCTGCTAATGAAGAAAAAAGTTTTGGTGCAGAAAGGGGCAAACTTAAACCCAAGTGCTTCAATGGGCCCTATATTATCAAAAAGAAAAGTGATGCGTGCTACCACCACAAAGCTGATCAATAGGATATGGGGAGATTATTACTCAAATTATTTCCCAGAGGGTTCAAAAGAGGGTGGAGGGAATGAAGCAAAAGAAATTGAAGAGGAACAAGAAGAGAATGAGGAGGATGAGGTTGAAGAGGATGAAATATCAGTTCAAGAGGAGAAGACTTTGAAGGTTCAGCCATCCTGTCAGACAAGAAAATCCAGATCCAATAACAAGGAAATAAAGTGGGAGGAAGAACCAATCGGGAAAATGGTTTCGGGTGAAAATCTTTATAAATGTGCTATTGTTCATGGAGTTGAAATTGCTCTTGGCAGGGTGGTGACTGTAGAAACCGATGAATCAGAAGAAGTGCCTATGCTACTAGTGGAGTTCATGTACGAAAAAAATGACGGCACGAAAATGGCTCATGGCAGGACAATGAAGAGAGGGTCACAGACTGTTCTTGGAAATGCAGCGAACGGGAGGGAGGTTTTCTTAACCAATGAATGCATGGACTTTGAATTAGGAGATGTAAAAGAATCTATAACTGTAAATATTCGATTGTTGCCCTGGGGGCACATGCATAGAAAGGAGAATACTATTGCGGACAAGATGGATAGAGCAAGAGctgaagagagaaagaagaaaggattGCCTACGGAATACTACTGTAAAAGTTTATACTGGCCTGAGAGAGGTGCTTTCTTTGCCCTTCCGTATGATAGTTTGGGTATTGGAAGTGGTGAATGCTACTCTTGCAAACAAAAAGAGCTGGGTAGGGATGAGTTTAAAGTAATCTCCAAGACTAGCTTTGTCTATAAAAAGATAGAGTACAGTCTTCATGACTTTCTGTATGTTAGACCTCAATTTTTTGCTGATGAGGAGGAGGCCCGTGGCACGTTTAAGGCTGGCAGAAATGTGGGTCTAAGAGCCTATGTGGTGTGTCATTTGCTGGAGATTGAGGCTTCTGCGGGTTCTAAACAAGCTAGTCTGTCATCAACAAAGGTCAAAGTGAGGAGATTCTACAGGCCTGAAGATGTTTCAGCTGCAAAAGCTTACTCCTCTGATATTAGAGAA GTGTATTACAGTGAAGACATAGTAACTGTGCCAGTGGCGATGATAGATGGGAAGTGTGAgattagaaagaaaaacaacCTTCCAACTTTGGAGCTCCCGTTGATTATGGATCATATATTCTTCTGTGAATATTCTTACAATCCTCAAACTGGATCTCTCAAGCAG TTGTCTGCCAATATTAAACTCTCGTCTCCGACACAGAAGTTAGCTAACACTAATTCGAGAAAGAACAAGGGAAAGGGGGTTTGTGAAAGTGACAAAAATAATTCAGACAAATGGACAGATGTACCACAAGAAAACCGATTGAAAACTCTCGATGTCTTTGCTGGTTGTGGAGGGCTATCAGAGGGTTTGCAGCAATCTG GTATCTCCTTTACAAAATGGGCGATTGAATATGAACAGCCAGCCGGAGAAGCTTTTGGTGAAAACCATCCAGAAACGTTGATGTTCGTAGATAATTGCAATGTGATTCTAAG AGCTATTATGGAGAAGTGTGGGGATGTTGATGACTGTATTTCAACTACTGAGGCTGCTGAACTAGCAGCTAAGCTCGACGAAGAAAAGATTAAGAATCTGCCAGTGCCTGGTCAAGTAGAGTTTATCAATGGAGGACCTCCATGCCAG GGATTTTCTGGGATGAACAGATTTAACCAAAGCACTTGGAGTAAAGTTCAATGTGAGATGATCTTGGCGTTCCTATCTTTTGCTGAATATTTCCGTCCCAAGTACTTTCTTTTGGAGAACGTTAGAACCTTTGTTTCTTTCAACAAAGGCCAGACGTTCCGACTAACTCTTGCTTCACTCTTGGAGATGGGATATCAG GTTCGGTTTGGGATTCTAGAAGCTGGCGCTTATGGCGTTTCGCAGTCAAGGAAAAGAGCTTTCATCTGGGCAGCTGCTCCGGACGAAGCCCTTCCGGAATGGCCGGAGCCTATGCATGTCTTTTCTGCCCCTGAGCTCAAAATATCGATGCCTGGTGATGTGCACTACGTTGCTGTTCGGAGCACCGCTGGAGGGGCTCCTTTTCGGTCTGTCACTGTAAGGGATACAATTGGTGATCTTCCCCCTGTAGAGAACGGAGCTTCTAAACCTACCATTGAT TATGGTAGCGAGCCAATCTCCTGGTTCCAGAAGCAAGTTAGAGGAAGAATGGTCTCCTTGAACGATCACATATCTAAAGAAATGAATGAACTTAACCTAATTCGGTGCCAACGCATTCCGAAGCGTCCGGGTGCCGATTGGCGTGACCTGCCAGATGAGAAA GTAAAACTGTCCACAGGGCAAATGGTGGACCTGATACCATGGTGCTTGCCTAACACAGCTAAGAGGCACAACCAATGGAAGGGACTTTTCGGAAGGTTGGACTGGGAAGGTAACTTCCCTACTTCCATTACAGATCCCCAGCCCATGGGAAAGGTCGGCATGTGCTTCCACCCCGACCAAGATCGCATCCTCACTGTTCGCGAATGTGCTCGATCTCAA GGTTTCCCAGATAGCTACTGTTTCTTAGGCAACATTCAGAATAAACATAGGCAGATTGGGAATGCTGTGCCGCCTCCTCTCGCCTACGCGCTGGGGAGGAAACTGAAGGAAGTTATAGACGCGAAGCGTTCTTCAGCCTGA
- the LOC109712622 gene encoding DNA (cytosine-5)-methyltransferase 1B-like isoform X3 codes for MFFSSTLLPEHGARMARNPGSAESTGKKRGRGKLPKSEEKITDDAKTEHKTPTDLKENHANRIKNDEEPIVSKRPKRAAACSNFKEKSLRLSEKSTLINTKKNRVEDEEIVAVELTKLGPEDPPPCRKLIDFILHDADGNPQPFEMSEINDFFITALIMPMDDNLEKEKERGVKCIGFGRIESWAISGYDEGSPVVWISTETADYECVKPASSYKIFYDHFFEKARVCIEIYRKLARSTGGNPDMSLEELLAGVVRSMSGHKSSSGSISKDFIISLGEFIYNQLIGLDETSGNNDVPLATMPALLALRDECRNRIDFNKFNPSVSNGSLKIKDGEKEETIEDEDAKLARLLQEEEEWKLMKQQRSRRGSNSQKNVYIKISEAEIANDYPLPAYYKPSVEEMDEYIFDSDSIYPDLPRRVLNNWALYNSDSRLISLELIPMKPCAEIDVMIFGSGCMREDDGSGFCLETDLAQSGSSSSDQLDVGGVPVYLSSIKEWMIEFGSSMIFVSVRTDVAWYRLEKPTKQYAPWYEPVLKTARLAISIITLLKEQSRVSRLSFADVVKKVSEFDKGHPAYISSNLALVERYIVVHGQIILQQFAEYPDDTIRKSAFVTGLAVKMEERRHTKLLMKKKVLVQKGANLNPSASMGPILSKRKVMRATTTKLINRIWGDYYSNYFPEGSKEGGGNEAKEIEEEQEENEEDEVEEDEISVQEEKTLKVQPSCQTRKSRSNNKEIKWEEEPIGKMVSGENLYKCAIVHGVEIALGRVVTVETDESEEVPMLLVEFMYEKNDGTKMAHGRTMKRGSQTVLGNAANGREVFLTNECMDFELGDVKESITVNIRLLPWGHMHRKENTIADKMDRARAEERKKKGLPTEYYCKSLYWPERGAFFALPYDSLGIGSGECYSCKQKELGRDEFKVISKTSFVYKKIEYSLHDFLYVRPQFFADEEEARGTFKAGRNVGLRAYVVCHLLEIEASAGSKQASLSSTKVKVRRFYRPEDVSAAKAYSSDIREVYYSEDIVTVPVAMIDGKCEIRKKNNLPTLELPLIMDHIFFCEYSYNPQTGSLKQLSANIKLSSPTQKLANTNSRKNKGKGVCESDKNNSDKWTDVPQENRLKTLDVFAGCGGLSEGLQQSGISFTKWAIEYEQPAGEAFGENHPETLMFVDNCNVILRAIMEKCGDVDDCISTTEAAELAAKLDEEKIKNLPVPGQVEFINGGPPCQGFSGMNRFNQSTWSKVQCEMILAFLSFAEYFRPKYFLLENVRTFVSFNKGQTFRLTLASLLEMGYQVRFGILEAGAYGVSQSRKRAFIWAAAPDEALPEWPEPMHVFSAPELKISMPGDVHYVAVRSTAGGAPFRSVTVRDTIGDLPPVENGASKPTIDYGSEPISWFQKQVRGRMVSLNDHISKEMNELNLIRCQRIPKRPGADWRDLPDEKVKLSTGQMVDLIPWCLPNTAKRHNQWKGLFGRLDWEGNFPTSITDPQPMGKVGMCFHPDQDRILTVRECARSQGFPDSYCFLGNIQNKHRQIGNAVPPPLAYALGRKLKEVIDAKRSSA; via the exons ATGTTCTTTTCTTCCACTTTGTTACCTGAGCAT GGGGCGAGAATGGCAAGGAATCCTGGTTCTGCAGAGTCAACAG GTAAGAAGAGAGGTAGAGGAAAACTGCCAAAAAGTGAAGAAAAAATTACAGATGATGCCAAAACGGAACATAAAACACCAACAGATTTAAAGGAAAATCATGCGAACagaataaaaaatgatgaagaGCCTATAGTCTCCAAGAGGCCAAAGAGAGCTGCTGCATGTTCTAACTTCAAGGAGAAATCTCTCCGATTGTCCGAAAAGTCCACATTAATCAATACCAAGAAAAATCGTGTTGAGGATGAAGAAATAGTTGCTGTGGAATTAACCAAACTAGGCCCAGAAGATCCTCCACCCTGTAGGAAACTAATAGATTTCATCTTGCACGATGCTGACGGAAACCCACAGCCGTTTGAGATGTCTGAAATCAATGATTTTTTCATTACTGCTTTGATTATGCCCATGGATGATAATttggaaaaagagaaagaaagaggagtGAAATGTATAGGATTTGGACGAATTGAATCTTGGGCAATTTCTGGATATGATGAAGGTTCACCGGTTGTTTGGATTTCAACTGAAACTGCCGACTATGAATGTGTAAAACCAGCAAGCAGCTATAAGATTTTCTATGATCATTTTTTCGAGAAGGCGCGggtttgtattgaaatttatagaaaattagcAAGATCGACTGGTGGCAATCCTGATATGAGCCTTGAAGAATTACTTGCTGGGGTTGTCCGTTCCATGAGTGGACATAAGAGTTCGAGTGGATCAATCAGTAAAGATTTTATCATCTCTCTTGGCGAGTTCATATATAACCAGCTAATTGGATTGGATGAGACATCAGGGAACAACGACGTGCCTTTAGCCACTATGCCGGCTCTTCTTGCTCTAAGAGATGAATGTAGAAATAGAATAGATTTCAACAAGTTTAATCCAAGTGTCTCAAATGGGAGTTTGAAGATCAAGGATGGAGAAAAGGAAGAGACAATTGAGGATGAAGATGCGAAATTGGCCAGACTGTTGCAAGAGGAAGAAGAGTGGAAGCTTATGAAGCAGCAGAGAAGCCGCCGTGGGTCAAATTCCCAAAAGAATGTCTACATTAAGATTAGTGAAGCAGAGATTGCTAATGACTATCCTCTACCTGCATATTATAAACCCTCCGTTGAAGAAATGGATGAGTACATCTTTGACAGTGATAGTATCTATCCTGATCTTCCGAGAAGAGTTCTTAACAACTGGGCTCTGTATAATTCTGATTCGAGGCTTATTTCCTTAGAACTCATCCCAATGAAACCCTGTGCAGAAATTGATGTGATGATCTTTGGTTCTGGTTGTATGAGAGAGGATGATGGCAGTGGGTTCTGTTTAGAGACTGACCTAGCTCAGTCTGGTTCAAGTTCATCCGATCAACTTGATGTTGGAGGCGTTCCAGTTTATCTAAGCTCAATCAAAGAGTGGATGATAGAGTTTGGGTCTTCAATGATTTTCGTTTCTGTTAGAACCGACGTGGCCTG GTACAGGCTAGAGAAACCCACAAAACAGTATGCTCCATGGTATGAACCAGTACTTAAAACTGCAAGGCTTGCTATAAGTATCATTACCCTGTTGAAAGAACAAAGCCGGGTTTCAAGGCTTTCTTTTGCTGATGTGGTTAAGAAAGTTTCAGAGTTTGACAAAGGACATCCGGCGTATATATCTTCAAATTTAGCCCTGGTTGAGAGATACATTGTTGTACATGGGCAAATTATTCTTCAGCAATTTGCTGAATATCCAGATGATACTATCCGCAAATCTGCCTTTGTCACTGGTCTGGCGGTCAAGATGGAGGAGCGACGGCACACAAAGCTGCTAATGAAGAAAAAAGTTTTGGTGCAGAAAGGGGCAAACTTAAACCCAAGTGCTTCAATGGGCCCTATATTATCAAAAAGAAAAGTGATGCGTGCTACCACCACAAAGCTGATCAATAGGATATGGGGAGATTATTACTCAAATTATTTCCCAGAGGGTTCAAAAGAGGGTGGAGGGAATGAAGCAAAAGAAATTGAAGAGGAACAAGAAGAGAATGAGGAGGATGAGGTTGAAGAGGATGAAATATCAGTTCAAGAGGAGAAGACTTTGAAGGTTCAGCCATCCTGTCAGACAAGAAAATCCAGATCCAATAACAAGGAAATAAAGTGGGAGGAAGAACCAATCGGGAAAATGGTTTCGGGTGAAAATCTTTATAAATGTGCTATTGTTCATGGAGTTGAAATTGCTCTTGGCAGGGTGGTGACTGTAGAAACCGATGAATCAGAAGAAGTGCCTATGCTACTAGTGGAGTTCATGTACGAAAAAAATGACGGCACGAAAATGGCTCATGGCAGGACAATGAAGAGAGGGTCACAGACTGTTCTTGGAAATGCAGCGAACGGGAGGGAGGTTTTCTTAACCAATGAATGCATGGACTTTGAATTAGGAGATGTAAAAGAATCTATAACTGTAAATATTCGATTGTTGCCCTGGGGGCACATGCATAGAAAGGAGAATACTATTGCGGACAAGATGGATAGAGCAAGAGctgaagagagaaagaagaaaggattGCCTACGGAATACTACTGTAAAAGTTTATACTGGCCTGAGAGAGGTGCTTTCTTTGCCCTTCCGTATGATAGTTTGGGTATTGGAAGTGGTGAATGCTACTCTTGCAAACAAAAAGAGCTGGGTAGGGATGAGTTTAAAGTAATCTCCAAGACTAGCTTTGTCTATAAAAAGATAGAGTACAGTCTTCATGACTTTCTGTATGTTAGACCTCAATTTTTTGCTGATGAGGAGGAGGCCCGTGGCACGTTTAAGGCTGGCAGAAATGTGGGTCTAAGAGCCTATGTGGTGTGTCATTTGCTGGAGATTGAGGCTTCTGCGGGTTCTAAACAAGCTAGTCTGTCATCAACAAAGGTCAAAGTGAGGAGATTCTACAGGCCTGAAGATGTTTCAGCTGCAAAAGCTTACTCCTCTGATATTAGAGAA GTGTATTACAGTGAAGACATAGTAACTGTGCCAGTGGCGATGATAGATGGGAAGTGTGAgattagaaagaaaaacaacCTTCCAACTTTGGAGCTCCCGTTGATTATGGATCATATATTCTTCTGTGAATATTCTTACAATCCTCAAACTGGATCTCTCAAGCAG TTGTCTGCCAATATTAAACTCTCGTCTCCGACACAGAAGTTAGCTAACACTAATTCGAGAAAGAACAAGGGAAAGGGGGTTTGTGAAAGTGACAAAAATAATTCAGACAAATGGACAGATGTACCACAAGAAAACCGATTGAAAACTCTCGATGTCTTTGCTGGTTGTGGAGGGCTATCAGAGGGTTTGCAGCAATCTG GTATCTCCTTTACAAAATGGGCGATTGAATATGAACAGCCAGCCGGAGAAGCTTTTGGTGAAAACCATCCAGAAACGTTGATGTTCGTAGATAATTGCAATGTGATTCTAAG AGCTATTATGGAGAAGTGTGGGGATGTTGATGACTGTATTTCAACTACTGAGGCTGCTGAACTAGCAGCTAAGCTCGACGAAGAAAAGATTAAGAATCTGCCAGTGCCTGGTCAAGTAGAGTTTATCAATGGAGGACCTCCATGCCAG GGATTTTCTGGGATGAACAGATTTAACCAAAGCACTTGGAGTAAAGTTCAATGTGAGATGATCTTGGCGTTCCTATCTTTTGCTGAATATTTCCGTCCCAAGTACTTTCTTTTGGAGAACGTTAGAACCTTTGTTTCTTTCAACAAAGGCCAGACGTTCCGACTAACTCTTGCTTCACTCTTGGAGATGGGATATCAG GTTCGGTTTGGGATTCTAGAAGCTGGCGCTTATGGCGTTTCGCAGTCAAGGAAAAGAGCTTTCATCTGGGCAGCTGCTCCGGACGAAGCCCTTCCGGAATGGCCGGAGCCTATGCATGTCTTTTCTGCCCCTGAGCTCAAAATATCGATGCCTGGTGATGTGCACTACGTTGCTGTTCGGAGCACCGCTGGAGGGGCTCCTTTTCGGTCTGTCACTGTAAGGGATACAATTGGTGATCTTCCCCCTGTAGAGAACGGAGCTTCTAAACCTACCATTGAT TATGGTAGCGAGCCAATCTCCTGGTTCCAGAAGCAAGTTAGAGGAAGAATGGTCTCCTTGAACGATCACATATCTAAAGAAATGAATGAACTTAACCTAATTCGGTGCCAACGCATTCCGAAGCGTCCGGGTGCCGATTGGCGTGACCTGCCAGATGAGAAA GTAAAACTGTCCACAGGGCAAATGGTGGACCTGATACCATGGTGCTTGCCTAACACAGCTAAGAGGCACAACCAATGGAAGGGACTTTTCGGAAGGTTGGACTGGGAAGGTAACTTCCCTACTTCCATTACAGATCCCCAGCCCATGGGAAAGGTCGGCATGTGCTTCCACCCCGACCAAGATCGCATCCTCACTGTTCGCGAATGTGCTCGATCTCAA GGTTTCCCAGATAGCTACTGTTTCTTAGGCAACATTCAGAATAAACATAGGCAGATTGGGAATGCTGTGCCGCCTCCTCTCGCCTACGCGCTGGGGAGGAAACTGAAGGAAGTTATAGACGCGAAGCGTTCTTCAGCCTGA